The following are encoded together in the Scomber japonicus isolate fScoJap1 chromosome 20, fScoJap1.pri, whole genome shotgun sequence genome:
- the LOC128381802 gene encoding protein FAM13C-like, whose protein sequence is MFCFCLQSSLLKLQALEVEGGPSLGPSPEERPSALGSKEQKSPCSPTEGGGRKTLAVCHSDPGSSVVLLTLEEFRNVVLMVLAGSSDTSGGSSRLVLVVPSVDVDIFRRFFDSINARVRVVTKDTVGIFLEVLEVHNEVLAELLTVSPVQPDAPPPPSPQHSPQRSSPGGEGGGDGGGGGGGALLQLLAGGASPLPSPRCSSLTHSLRFNSDPDTAPSPPCSQQFILSRGRARTDGPEESPSSVSFLSKQIQSLKKKVRRYEDQFEQEMKYKPSHNDKYSNPEMVRVMNELARARKQLKELRLRQSLFESKESDGSENSATCRLSSGQQGAAETNPTLEETVESLFRRLKEKRHALGLPDNMKEMTQAQMVMEKITLQKCLLYFESVHGRPGTKQEKNLVKPLYDRYQLIKRLLCVSPTICTIEEEEGSDEDSPADERPDPPAAPPAPPAPPDSDRDSDAFVSPLDEVKAVRQQGALTTTNLHEASRSQLLQSLRETRAEKKTRRKTLREFEDEFYRQTGRICQKEDRSPMKEEYQEYKQLKAKLRLLEVLLSKQEVTTTV, encoded by the exons ATGTTCTGCTTCTGCCTGCAGAGTTCCCTGCTGAAGCTCCAGGctctggaggtggaggggggccCTTCGCTGGGTCCGTCCCCAGAGGAGAGGCCCTCTGCCCTGGGCAGCAAGGAGCAGAAAAGCCCCTGCAGCCCaacggagggaggagggaggaaaacacTGGCTGTCTGCCACAGCGACCCAG GTTCTAGTGTGGTTCTACTGACCTTAGAGGAGTTTCGAAATGTTGTTTTGATGGTTCTAGCAGGTTCTAGTGATACTTCAGGAGGTTCTAGCAGGTTGGTTCTAGTGGTTCCTAGTGTGGATGTAGACATTTTTAGGAGGTTCTTTGACTCTATTAATGCTAGAGTACGAGTAGTCACTAAAGACACTGTAGGCATCTTTCTGGAGGTTCTAGAGGTCCATAACGAGGTTCTAGCAG AGCTGCTGACCGTCAGCCCCGTCCAGCCCGACGCCCCGCCGCCCCCCAGCCCCCAACACTCCCCCCAGAGGAGCAGCcccgggggggaggggggaggagacggaggagggggaggagggggggcgctcctccagctgctggcgGGGGGAGCCAGCCCGCTCCCCTCCCCCCGCTGCTCCAGCCTCACCCACAGCCTGAGGTTCAACTCCGACCCCGACACGGCGCCGTCGCCCCCCTGCAGCCAGCAGTTCATCCT GTCTCGCGGTCGCGCGCGGACGGACGGCCCCGAGGAGTCTCCGTCCTCCGTGTCTTTCCTCAGCAAACAGATTCAGAGTCTGAAGAAGAAAGTCCGTCGATACGAAGATCAGTTCGAGCAGGAGATGAAATACAAG ccgTCACACAACGATAAATACTCAAACCCAGAGATGGTTCGAGTGATGAATGAACTCGCTAGAGCTCGGAAACAACTTAAAg agctCAGACTCAGACAGTCTCTGTTTGAGTCGAAGGAGTCAGACGGTTCAGAGAACAGCGCCACCTGCAG ACTCTCCtccggccagcagggggcagcagagaccAACCCCACGCTGGAGGAGACGGTGGAGTCTCTGTTCAGACGTCTGAAGGAGAAGAGACACGCGCTCGGTCTCCCTGACAACATGAAG gagaTGACTCAGGCTCAGATGGTGATGGAGAAGATCACTCTACAGAAGTGTTTACTCTACTTTGAGTCTGTTCACGGCCGACCG GGAACCAAACAGGAGAAGAATCTGGTGAAGCCGCTTTACGACCGATATCAGCTGATCAAACGCCTGCTGTGTGTCAGCCCCACTATCTGCACTata gaggaagaggaaggctCTGATGAAGACTCTCCAGCTGACGAGCGTCCCGACCCCCCCGCTGCCCCCCCGGCCCCCCCGGCGCCCCCGGACAGCGACCGGGACAGCGACGCCTTCGTGTCTCCGCTGGACGAGGTGAAGGCCGTccgccagcagggggcgctcaCCACCACCAACCTGCACGAGGCCTCCAG GTCTCAGCTGCTGCAGAGTCTGAGAGAGACGAGAGCGGAGAAGAAGACGAGACGCAAAACTCTGAGAGAGTTCGAGGACGAGTTTTACCGCCAGAcgggaag GATCTGTCAGAAGGAGGACCGCTCTCCCATGAAGGAGGAATACCAGGAGTACAAACAGCTGAAGGCCAAACTCCGTCTGCTGGAAGTCCTGCTcagcaaacaggaagtcaccACGACCGtgtga